From a single Streptomyces misionensis genomic region:
- a CDS encoding HD domain-containing protein: MTETPPAAPGLLTLAEVEATARTAHEGQTDKAGRPYAEHLAAVANGVRARGGDAEQIAAAWLHDSVEDAALSRAWLAGAALTPRTKAIVDAVTKRPGEDPAAYARRVLDTPGALLVKEADLAHNADPERLAVLDEPTRKRLTEKYAHMRALLGLRQS; the protein is encoded by the coding sequence ATGACCGAGACACCGCCCGCGGCACCCGGACTCCTCACCCTCGCCGAGGTCGAGGCCACGGCCCGGACCGCGCACGAGGGACAGACCGACAAGGCGGGACGGCCGTACGCCGAGCACCTCGCCGCCGTGGCGAACGGCGTGCGCGCCCGCGGGGGCGACGCCGAGCAGATCGCGGCGGCCTGGCTGCACGACTCCGTGGAGGACGCCGCGCTCAGCCGCGCCTGGCTGGCCGGGGCCGCCCTCACCCCGCGCACCAAGGCCATCGTGGACGCCGTCACCAAGCGGCCGGGGGAGGACCCGGCGGCGTACGCCCGGCGCGTCCTCGACACCCCGGGCGCCCTGCTGGTGAAGGAGGCGGACCTGGCGCACAACGCCGACCCGGAGCGGCTGGCCGTCCTGGACGAACCGACCCGGAAACGACTGACCGAGAAGTACGCGCACATGCGCGCGCTCCTCGGTCTGCGTCAGAGCTGA
- a CDS encoding PP2C family protein-serine/threonine phosphatase → MAAGRETRAKAETFTARWRMQWHRARVGLRKSAVDYFRGDGSDWIAFAGLLLTVPVLAALTLFDSVWCSPAMLVLPIVAGGLLLRPASLLGLYAAAATALIVESVRLGPYTEGPSRVTPGVVLVVAACGFFGLLTAQFRSRVGVPWRRGGTMLFDLRERIRVQSKLPKLPQGWHHEMALRPAGGQSFSGDFVVAARTNGGRTLEVVLTDVSGKGMDAGSRALLLSGAFGGLLGSLPPHAFLPAANGYLLRQDWEEGFATSIHLVLDLDSGDYELYSAGHPPGLQLSAGTGRWEEKSAEGPLLGVYDGAQFDSVKGSLRPGDVLMLFTDGLVETSDRDIVEGIDRLTGEADRYVAGGFHGAAWHLIEAVAKDVNDDRALLLICREASAHAR, encoded by the coding sequence ATGGCAGCAGGACGAGAGACGCGCGCGAAGGCCGAGACGTTCACGGCCCGGTGGAGGATGCAGTGGCACCGGGCCCGCGTCGGCCTGCGCAAAAGCGCCGTCGACTACTTCCGCGGCGACGGCTCCGACTGGATCGCCTTCGCCGGGCTGCTGCTCACCGTCCCCGTCCTCGCGGCCCTCACCCTGTTCGACTCCGTGTGGTGCTCCCCGGCCATGCTGGTGCTGCCGATCGTCGCCGGCGGGCTGCTGCTGCGCCCGGCGAGCCTGCTCGGTCTGTACGCGGCGGCGGCCACCGCGCTGATCGTGGAGTCGGTGCGGCTGGGCCCGTACACCGAGGGCCCCTCGCGGGTCACCCCGGGCGTGGTCCTGGTGGTGGCCGCCTGCGGCTTCTTCGGCCTGCTCACCGCCCAGTTCCGCAGCCGCGTCGGCGTGCCCTGGCGGCGCGGCGGCACCATGCTGTTCGACCTGCGCGAACGGATCCGGGTGCAGAGCAAGCTGCCCAAGCTGCCGCAGGGCTGGCACCACGAGATGGCGCTGCGCCCGGCCGGCGGCCAGTCCTTCTCCGGCGACTTCGTGGTGGCCGCCCGCACCAACGGCGGCCGCACCCTGGAGGTCGTCCTCACCGACGTCTCCGGCAAGGGCATGGACGCCGGCTCGCGCGCCCTGCTGCTGTCCGGCGCGTTCGGCGGGCTGCTGGGCTCCCTGCCCCCGCACGCCTTCCTCCCGGCCGCCAACGGCTACCTGCTGCGCCAGGACTGGGAGGAGGGCTTCGCCACCTCCATCCACCTCGTCCTGGACCTCGACTCCGGGGACTACGAGCTGTACTCCGCGGGCCACCCGCCGGGGCTCCAGCTCAGCGCGGGCACCGGCCGCTGGGAGGAGAAGTCGGCCGAGGGACCGCTGCTGGGGGTGTACGACGGCGCCCAGTTCGACTCCGTGAAGGGCTCGCTGCGCCCCGGCGACGTGCTGATGCTGTTCACCGACGGCCTGGTGGAGACCTCCGACCGGGACATCGTCGAGGGCATCGACCGGCTCACCGGCGAGGCCGACCGCTATGTCGCCGGCGGCTTCCACGGCGCCGCCTGGCACCTCATCGAGGCCGTCGCCAAGGACGTCAACGACGACCGCGCCCTGCTCCTGATCTGCCGCGAGGCCTCGGCCCACGCCCGCTGA
- a CDS encoding TetR/AcrR family transcriptional regulator — protein MSPAAGGRPRDPAIDAAVLAATVRLLGEDGYGGFALERVAALAGTSKAAIRRRWPRRQRLVIDALASVLVVPPAPDNGCTRCDLHQSVRLLAEVLHERLPAGVLAPLIADCADDPELHEHLLHSLVQPGRAAAAVAVRRAVERGDLLPDVDPELFVDLLASVVYRRALFGEAPVDASSARALVDLLLRGVAVDFDRLVFISRQPAERRHLYH, from the coding sequence ATGAGCCCGGCGGCCGGCGGCCGGCCCCGGGATCCGGCGATCGACGCCGCGGTGCTGGCGGCCACCGTGCGGCTGCTGGGCGAGGACGGTTACGGCGGTTTCGCGCTGGAGAGGGTGGCCGCGCTCGCGGGCACCAGCAAGGCCGCCATCCGCCGCCGCTGGCCCCGGCGGCAGCGGCTGGTGATCGACGCGCTCGCCTCGGTCCTCGTCGTGCCGCCCGCCCCGGACAACGGCTGCACCCGCTGCGATCTGCACCAGAGCGTGCGGCTGCTCGCCGAGGTGCTGCACGAGCGGCTGCCGGCCGGGGTGCTCGCGCCGCTGATCGCCGACTGCGCCGACGACCCCGAGTTGCACGAGCACCTGCTGCACAGCCTCGTACAGCCGGGCCGGGCGGCCGCCGCGGTCGCGGTGCGGCGGGCCGTCGAGCGCGGGGACCTGCTGCCGGACGTGGACCCCGAGCTGTTCGTCGACCTGCTCGCCTCGGTGGTGTACCGGCGGGCGCTGTTCGGCGAGGCTCCGGTCGACGCGTCGTCGGCGCGCGCGCTGGTCGACCTGCTGCTGCGCGGGGTGGCCGTCGACTTCGACCGGCTGGTGTTCATCAGCCGGCAGCCGGCCGAGCGGCGGCACCTTTACCACTAG
- a CDS encoding ribose-5-phosphate isomerase, translated as MRVYLGSDHAGYELKNHLVEWLKEAGHEPVDCGPHIYDAQDDYPPFCLRAAERTAADADALGIVIGGSGNGEQIAANKVKGVRAALAWSEETASLGRQHNNANVVAVGARMHTTEEATKFVEVFLATPFSGDERHIRRIDMLSDYETTGDLPPIPAHHPQA; from the coding sequence ATGCGCGTGTACCTCGGCTCGGACCATGCCGGCTACGAACTCAAGAACCACCTCGTCGAGTGGCTCAAGGAGGCGGGCCACGAGCCCGTCGACTGCGGGCCGCACATCTACGACGCCCAGGACGACTACCCGCCCTTCTGCCTGCGGGCGGCCGAGCGTACGGCCGCGGACGCCGACGCCCTCGGCATCGTGATCGGCGGCTCCGGCAACGGCGAGCAGATCGCCGCGAACAAGGTGAAGGGCGTGCGCGCGGCGCTGGCCTGGAGCGAGGAGACGGCGTCCCTCGGGCGTCAGCACAACAACGCCAACGTGGTCGCCGTGGGTGCGCGCATGCACACCACGGAGGAGGCCACGAAGTTCGTCGAGGTGTTCCTCGCCACCCCGTTCTCGGGTGACGAGCGCCACATCCGCCGCATCGACATGCTCTCCGACTACGAGACCACGGGCGACCTCCCCCCGATCCCGGCGCACCACCCCCAGGCGTAA
- a CDS encoding ATP-dependent Clp protease proteolytic subunit, whose protein sequence is MSNFPGTASGMYEGPRPDARYVIPRFVERTSQGIREYDPYAKLFEERVIFLGVQIDDASANDVMAQLLCLESMDPDRDISIYINSPGGDMTALTAIYDTMQFVKPDIQTVCMGQAASAAAILLAAGTPGKRMALPNSRVLIHQPAGSTGRGQLSDLEIIANEFTRMREQLENMLAKHSNQPIEKIREDIERDKILTAEEALEYGLVDQIISTRKLNNSSVR, encoded by the coding sequence ATGAGCAACTTCCCCGGCACCGCCAGCGGCATGTACGAAGGGCCCCGGCCCGACGCCCGCTACGTCATCCCGCGCTTCGTCGAGCGCACCTCCCAGGGCATCCGCGAGTACGACCCGTACGCGAAGCTCTTCGAGGAGCGCGTGATCTTCCTGGGCGTCCAGATCGACGACGCCTCCGCCAACGACGTCATGGCGCAGCTGCTGTGCCTGGAGTCGATGGACCCCGACCGGGACATCTCGATCTACATCAACAGCCCCGGCGGGGACATGACCGCCCTGACGGCGATCTACGACACGATGCAGTTCGTGAAGCCCGACATCCAGACGGTCTGCATGGGCCAGGCGGCCTCCGCCGCGGCCATCCTGCTCGCGGCCGGCACCCCGGGCAAGCGCATGGCGCTGCCCAACTCCCGGGTGCTGATCCACCAGCCGGCCGGCTCCACCGGCCGCGGCCAGCTCTCCGACCTGGAGATCATCGCCAACGAGTTCACCCGGATGCGCGAGCAGCTGGAGAACATGCTGGCCAAGCACTCGAACCAGCCGATCGAGAAGATCCGCGAGGACATCGAGCGCGACAAGATCCTCACGGCCGAGGAGGCGCTGGAGTACGGCCTCGTCGACCAGATCATCTCCACCCGCAAGCTGAACAACAGCTCGGTCCGCTGA
- a CDS encoding VOC family protein, translated as MRVKDFDHLVLNVADVERALGFYTGPLGLAGERVEEWRAGKVPFPSVRISGTTVIDLVERPRGESNVDHICLVVDPLDWQEVVASGTFDVVEGPVPRWGARGSAESVYVRDPDGNTVELRWYPQDAAA; from the coding sequence ATGCGGGTCAAGGACTTCGATCACCTGGTGCTCAACGTCGCGGACGTCGAGCGGGCGCTGGGCTTCTACACCGGGCCGCTGGGGCTCGCGGGCGAGCGGGTCGAGGAGTGGCGGGCCGGGAAGGTGCCGTTCCCCTCGGTGCGGATCAGCGGGACCACGGTCATCGACCTGGTCGAGCGGCCCCGCGGCGAGTCCAACGTCGACCACATCTGCCTGGTGGTGGATCCGCTGGACTGGCAGGAGGTCGTCGCCTCCGGCACGTTCGACGTCGTCGAGGGGCCCGTGCCGCGCTGGGGCGCCCGGGGTTCGGCCGAGTCCGTCTACGTGCGCGACCCCGACGGCAACACCGTGGAGCTGCGCTGGTACCCCCAGGACGCCGCCGCATGA
- the tig gene encoding trigger factor, producing the protein MKSAVETLNPTRVRLTVEVPFEELKDSLDAAYKKINQQVTVKGFRKGKIPARVIDQRFGRGAVLEEAVNDALPKFYTEAVNEAELSPLGQPDVDITELKDGETLNFTAEVDVRPALEIPDYSGIEVEVDAVEVTDEDVEKSVEQLRERFASTSPVERAAEDGDVVTIDLEAKVDGEVLEDGIANGVSYTIGSGELLDGVDEAVKGLSAGEEATFTSELKGGSAAGKEAEVTVKVTEVAKRELPELDDEFAQLASEFDTLDELKADSRKRLANMKQFDQATQAQERVLEKLLELVEVPVPEKLLEDEINTRKHNLEHHQLAQMGLTLDKYLEIQGKSAEEFEAETREAAVKGIKTQFVLDELVKKENLNVNQEELTEHLMRRAASSGMSPDQFAQAVVEGGQVPLLVGEVARGKALAVVVEAASVKDTNGETVDLSDEDEETEAAAEETTEG; encoded by the coding sequence GTGAAGAGCGCCGTGGAGACCCTGAACCCGACCCGGGTTCGGCTCACTGTCGAGGTGCCCTTCGAGGAGCTCAAGGACAGCCTCGACGCGGCGTACAAGAAGATCAACCAGCAGGTCACGGTGAAGGGCTTCCGCAAGGGCAAGATCCCGGCCCGCGTCATCGACCAGCGGTTCGGCCGCGGTGCGGTCCTGGAGGAGGCGGTCAACGACGCGCTCCCGAAGTTCTACACCGAGGCGGTCAACGAGGCCGAGCTGAGCCCGCTGGGCCAGCCCGACGTCGACATCACCGAGCTGAAGGACGGCGAGACGCTGAACTTCACCGCCGAGGTGGACGTGCGCCCGGCCCTGGAGATCCCGGACTACTCCGGCATCGAGGTCGAGGTCGACGCCGTCGAGGTGACCGACGAGGACGTGGAGAAGTCGGTCGAGCAGCTGCGTGAGCGCTTCGCGTCCACCTCCCCGGTGGAGCGCGCCGCCGAGGACGGCGACGTCGTCACCATCGACCTGGAGGCCAAGGTCGACGGCGAGGTGCTGGAGGACGGCATCGCCAACGGCGTCTCCTACACCATCGGCTCCGGCGAGCTGCTCGACGGTGTCGACGAGGCCGTCAAGGGCCTGTCCGCCGGCGAGGAGGCGACCTTCACCTCCGAGCTGAAGGGCGGCTCCGCCGCGGGCAAGGAGGCCGAGGTCACCGTCAAGGTCACCGAGGTCGCCAAGCGTGAACTGCCCGAGCTGGACGACGAGTTCGCGCAGCTCGCCTCCGAGTTCGACACCCTGGACGAGCTCAAGGCCGACAGCCGCAAGCGCCTCGCGAACATGAAGCAGTTCGACCAGGCCACCCAGGCGCAGGAGCGCGTCCTGGAGAAGCTCCTGGAGCTGGTCGAGGTCCCGGTCCCCGAGAAGCTGCTCGAGGACGAGATCAACACCCGCAAGCACAACCTGGAGCACCACCAGCTCGCGCAGATGGGTCTGACCCTCGACAAGTACCTGGAGATCCAGGGCAAGTCCGCCGAGGAGTTCGAGGCCGAGACCCGCGAGGCCGCGGTCAAGGGCATCAAGACCCAGTTCGTCCTGGACGAGCTGGTGAAGAAGGAGAACCTGAACGTCAACCAGGAGGAGCTCACCGAGCACCTCATGCGGCGTGCGGCCTCCTCCGGCATGTCCCCCGACCAGTTCGCCCAGGCCGTCGTCGAGGGTGGCCAGGTGCCGCTCCTGGTCGGCGAGGTGGCCCGCGGCAAGGCCCTGGCCGTCGTGGTCGAGGCCGCCTCGGTGAAGGACACCAACGGCGAGACGGTCGACCTCAGCGACGAGGACGAGGAGACCGAGGCCGCGGCCGAGGAGACCACCGAGGGCTGA
- a CDS encoding Fpg/Nei family DNA glycosylase: protein MPEGHTIHRLARDYAERFLHTAPRVTSPQGKFSDAAALLDRAELTATEAHGKHLFLRFRDTDWVHIHLGLFGKVGFGDAPAPPPTDTVRLRLATDTAYVDLRGPTTCALITDAEKRAVHDRLGPDPLREDADPEAAYRKISRSRTTVAALLMDQKTVAGVGNVYRAEVLFRHGIDPYRAGRDITPAEWDAIWSDLVALMRQGVRDNRIDTVRPEHTPEAMGRPPRVDDHGGEVYVYRRATQPCHICGDEIRTAGLAARNLFWCPTCQKR, encoded by the coding sequence TTGCCCGAAGGGCACACCATCCACCGGCTGGCCCGGGACTACGCCGAGCGCTTCCTGCACACGGCCCCCCGCGTCACCAGCCCCCAGGGCAAGTTCTCCGACGCCGCCGCCCTCCTGGACCGCGCCGAGCTGACCGCCACCGAGGCCCACGGCAAGCACCTGTTCCTCCGGTTCCGCGACACCGACTGGGTCCACATCCACCTCGGCCTCTTCGGCAAGGTCGGCTTCGGCGACGCCCCGGCGCCCCCGCCCACCGACACCGTCCGCCTCCGCCTCGCCACCGACACGGCGTACGTCGACCTCCGCGGGCCCACCACCTGCGCCCTGATCACCGACGCGGAGAAGCGGGCCGTCCACGACCGCCTCGGCCCCGACCCGCTCCGCGAGGACGCCGACCCCGAGGCCGCGTACCGGAAGATCTCCCGCAGCCGCACGACCGTCGCCGCCCTGCTGATGGACCAGAAGACCGTGGCCGGCGTCGGCAACGTCTACCGCGCCGAGGTCCTGTTCCGGCACGGCATCGACCCCTACCGCGCGGGCCGCGACATCACCCCGGCCGAATGGGACGCGATCTGGTCCGACCTGGTCGCGCTGATGCGCCAGGGCGTGCGCGACAACCGGATCGACACCGTACGGCCCGAGCACACCCCCGAGGCCATGGGCCGCCCGCCCCGCGTCGACGACCACGGCGGCGAGGTGTACGTCTACCGCCGCGCCACCCAGCCCTGCCACATCTGCGGCGACGAGATCCGCACCGCCGGCCTCGCCGCCCGCAACCTCTTCTGGTGCCCCACCTGCCAGAAACGCTGA
- a CDS encoding ATP-dependent Clp protease proteolytic subunit → MPSAAGEPSIGGGLGDQVYNRLLGERIIFLGQQVDDDIANKITAQMLLLAAEPDKDIYLYINSPGGSVTAGMAIYDTMQYIPNDVVTIAMGMAASMGQFLLTGGAAGKRFALPHADIMMHQGSAGLGGSVTDIKIQAEYLLRTKRRMAELTARHSGQTFETITRDADRDRWFTPEEAKEYGLIDEIISSASGVPGGGGTGA, encoded by the coding sequence ATGCCCTCCGCCGCCGGCGAGCCCTCCATCGGTGGCGGCCTCGGCGACCAGGTCTACAACCGGCTGCTCGGCGAGCGGATCATCTTCCTCGGCCAGCAGGTCGACGATGACATCGCCAACAAGATCACCGCGCAGATGCTGCTCCTTGCCGCCGAACCGGACAAGGACATCTACCTCTACATCAACAGCCCCGGCGGCTCGGTGACGGCCGGCATGGCGATCTACGACACCATGCAGTACATCCCGAACGACGTGGTCACCATCGCGATGGGCATGGCGGCCTCCATGGGCCAGTTCCTGCTCACCGGCGGTGCCGCCGGCAAGCGCTTCGCCCTGCCGCACGCGGACATCATGATGCACCAGGGCTCCGCGGGCCTCGGCGGTTCGGTCACGGACATCAAGATCCAGGCCGAGTACCTGCTGCGCACCAAGCGCCGCATGGCGGAACTGACCGCGCGGCACTCCGGCCAGACCTTCGAGACGATCACCCGGGACGCCGACCGCGACCGCTGGTTCACCCCGGAAGAGGCCAAGGAGTACGGTCTGATTGACGAGATCATCTCGAGCGCCTCGGGTGTTCCGGGAGGCGGCGGCACCGGTGCCTGA
- a CDS encoding GNAT family N-acetyltransferase: METDRGTELRVLREADWDEWYGSLYRAFGWPAEQPEDRELHRSLLDPDRGLAAWDGDRIVGTAGSFAFRMTVPGGAAVPAAGVTMVSVAATHRRRGVLTSMMRRQLDDVRALGEPLAVLTASEPAIYGRFGYGVATYRLSAEIDTSRVTLDPPAGTDEVRLRYAAPADVLDACEAVYAALVPRRPGMLVRRPGWERAGLLDTEMARGGASALQCVVAERDGQVTGYARFRTRAEWNAGGADGTVRPADLAALDPATEGALWRFLCGIDLMTTVSVDARPVDDGWQHMVSDVRRCRPRVRDEGFVRLVDVGTALAARTYQAPVDVVLEVADAFCPWNAGRWRLTGDAKGASCERTTEPAELALSVRELGAAYLGGVSLAALAAAGRVRELRGGALAEASVGFGSAVAPWLPHSF; this comes from the coding sequence ATGGAGACTGACCGGGGAACCGAGTTGAGGGTGCTGCGTGAGGCCGACTGGGACGAGTGGTACGGCTCCCTGTACCGCGCGTTCGGCTGGCCGGCGGAGCAGCCCGAGGACCGCGAACTGCACCGGTCCCTGCTGGACCCGGACCGGGGTCTGGCCGCCTGGGACGGGGACCGGATCGTCGGTACGGCGGGGTCGTTCGCCTTCCGGATGACCGTGCCGGGCGGGGCGGCGGTCCCGGCGGCGGGCGTCACCATGGTGAGCGTGGCGGCCACGCACCGGCGGCGCGGGGTGCTGACGTCGATGATGCGCCGGCAGCTGGACGACGTCCGGGCGCTGGGCGAACCGCTGGCGGTGCTGACCGCGTCCGAGCCGGCGATCTACGGCCGCTTCGGCTACGGCGTCGCGACGTACCGGTTGTCCGCGGAGATCGACACCAGCCGGGTCACCCTCGATCCGCCGGCCGGCACCGACGAGGTACGGCTGCGGTACGCGGCGCCGGCGGACGTCCTCGACGCGTGCGAGGCGGTGTACGCGGCGCTGGTGCCGCGCCGGCCCGGGATGCTGGTCCGCCGGCCCGGCTGGGAGCGGGCCGGACTGCTGGACACCGAGATGGCGCGCGGCGGGGCGTCGGCGCTCCAGTGCGTGGTCGCGGAGCGGGACGGGCAGGTCACCGGGTACGCGCGGTTCCGCACCCGGGCCGAGTGGAACGCGGGCGGCGCCGACGGCACGGTGCGGCCGGCGGACCTCGCCGCGCTCGATCCCGCGACGGAGGGCGCGCTGTGGCGCTTCCTGTGCGGCATCGACCTGATGACGACCGTGTCGGTGGACGCGCGGCCGGTGGACGACGGCTGGCAGCACATGGTCTCCGACGTCCGCCGTTGCCGGCCGCGGGTGCGGGACGAGGGCTTCGTACGGCTGGTCGACGTCGGTACGGCGCTGGCCGCGCGGACGTACCAGGCGCCGGTGGACGTCGTCCTGGAGGTGGCGGACGCCTTCTGTCCCTGGAACGCGGGGCGTTGGCGGCTGACCGGGGACGCCAAGGGGGCGTCCTGCGAGCGTACGACGGAGCCTGCGGAACTCGCGCTTTCGGTACGGGAGTTGGGGGCGGCGTACCTGGGCGGGGTGTCGCTGGCCGCGCTGGCGGCGGCCGGGCGGGTGCGGGAGCTGCGCGGCGGGGCGCTGGCGGAGGCGTCGGTGGGGTTCGGGTCCGCTGTGGCCCCGTGGCTGCCGCACAGTTTCTAG
- a CDS encoding amino acid permease: MTPPGSGLQAGLKNRHLTMIAIGGVIGAGLFVGSSSGIAAAGPGILLSYALVGTLVVLVMRMLGEMSAANPTSGSFSEHADRALGRWAGFSIGWLYWFFWVVVLAVEGTAGAKILSGWVPAVPQWGWALIVMLVLTASNLFSVGSYGEFEFWFAGIKVVAIAAFIIVGLLAIFGVLPGAHTDQASFANLTNHGGFLPHGPGAILTGVLLVVFSFMGSEIATLAAGESEDPQRAVTKATNSIIWRIGVFYLGSILVVVALLPWNSPSLEKDGSYVAALNSLGIAHAGQIMNVIVLTAVLSCLNSGLYTASRMAFSLGQRGDAPKAFARTNSRGVPMAAILASVVFGFVAVFFNYEFPDTVFLFLVNSSGAVALFVWLVICFSQLRMRRIIQREAPEKLIVRMWLYPYLTWAAAAVIVAVLVYMLFDTEHDGRETVLLSLLVAAIVVAISLIKQKVAGDRPAPAADASADKVSIG, translated from the coding sequence ATGACCCCTCCTGGTTCCGGACTTCAAGCAGGCCTCAAGAACCGCCACCTGACGATGATCGCGATCGGCGGTGTGATCGGCGCCGGCCTCTTCGTCGGCTCCAGCTCCGGCATCGCCGCGGCGGGCCCCGGCATCCTGCTGTCCTACGCCCTCGTCGGCACCCTCGTCGTCCTCGTGATGCGAATGCTGGGCGAGATGTCCGCCGCCAACCCGACCTCCGGCTCCTTCTCCGAGCACGCCGACCGCGCGCTCGGCCGCTGGGCCGGTTTCTCCATCGGGTGGCTCTACTGGTTCTTCTGGGTCGTCGTGCTCGCCGTGGAGGGGACCGCGGGTGCCAAGATCCTGTCGGGCTGGGTCCCGGCGGTGCCGCAGTGGGGCTGGGCCCTCATCGTGATGCTGGTGCTGACCGCGTCGAACCTCTTCTCCGTCGGTTCCTACGGCGAGTTCGAGTTCTGGTTCGCCGGCATCAAGGTCGTGGCGATCGCCGCGTTCATCATCGTCGGCCTGCTCGCCATCTTCGGTGTGCTGCCGGGGGCCCACACGGACCAGGCGTCCTTCGCCAACCTCACCAACCACGGCGGATTCCTGCCACACGGTCCGGGCGCGATCCTCACGGGTGTCCTGCTGGTCGTCTTCTCCTTCATGGGTAGCGAGATCGCCACCCTGGCGGCCGGGGAGTCGGAGGACCCGCAGCGGGCGGTCACCAAGGCCACCAACAGCATCATCTGGCGCATCGGCGTCTTCTACCTGGGCTCGATCCTCGTCGTGGTCGCGCTGCTGCCGTGGAACTCCCCGTCGCTGGAGAAGGACGGCTCGTACGTCGCCGCGCTGAACTCCCTCGGCATCGCGCACGCCGGCCAGATCATGAACGTCATCGTGCTGACGGCGGTGCTGTCCTGTCTCAACTCCGGTCTGTACACGGCCTCCCGGATGGCCTTCTCGCTCGGCCAGCGCGGTGACGCCCCGAAGGCGTTCGCCCGCACCAACTCGCGCGGTGTCCCGATGGCGGCGATCCTGGCGTCGGTCGTCTTCGGCTTCGTCGCGGTCTTCTTCAACTACGAGTTCCCCGACACCGTCTTCCTCTTCCTGGTCAACTCCAGCGGCGCGGTCGCCCTGTTCGTGTGGCTGGTCATCTGCTTCTCGCAGCTGCGGATGCGCCGCATCATCCAGCGCGAGGCGCCGGAGAAGCTCATCGTGCGGATGTGGCTGTACCCGTACCTGACCTGGGCGGCGGCCGCGGTGATCGTGGCGGTCCTGGTCTACATGCTGTTCGACACCGAACACGACGGCCGGGAGACGGTCCTGCTGTCGCTGCTGGTCGCGGCGATCGTGGTCGCCATCTCCCTGATCAAGCAGAAGGTCGCGGGCGACCGGCCGGCCCCGGCCGCCGACGCCTCGGCCGACAAGGTCTCCATCGGCTGA
- a CDS encoding acyltransferase family protein, whose protein sequence is MFDAASSPGQTPQPLPPAQPPAPGVPGPRTPVSTQERPGQTARPGGKQRDAFFDNAKYLAIVLVAMGHSWEPLKGDSRILEGLYTVVYSFHMPAFIIISGFFSRHFDMRPDRLKRLVTGVLVPYVVFETAYPLFNNLVTGSHQEISLLDPWFLTWFLCALFVWRLTTPIWKLVRHPLPVALVVAMLASVTPNIGDDLDLQRVLQFLPYFVLGLNMKPEHFQLVRRRAVRIAAVPVFAAALLVGWWAVPRMNTAWFYHRDSAQELGAPWWCGPVMTLAMMACSLLLTACFFAWVPGRRTWFTTLGAGTICGYLLHGFLVKFADYRGWFDHAWLHRPLGEILVTLLAGAAVTLLCTAPVRRVFRFAMEPKMEWAFKQDAARLARERGQQAHEKAAT, encoded by the coding sequence ATGTTCGACGCCGCCTCCTCCCCCGGCCAGACCCCGCAGCCGCTCCCCCCGGCCCAGCCGCCGGCGCCGGGAGTGCCCGGTCCGCGTACCCCGGTGAGTACGCAGGAACGGCCGGGGCAGACGGCGAGACCCGGCGGCAAACAGCGCGACGCGTTCTTCGACAACGCCAAGTACCTGGCGATCGTGCTCGTCGCGATGGGTCACTCGTGGGAGCCGCTGAAGGGCGACAGCCGCATCCTGGAGGGCCTGTACACGGTCGTGTACAGCTTCCACATGCCGGCGTTCATCATCATTTCCGGCTTCTTCTCGCGTCATTTCGACATGCGCCCGGACCGGCTCAAGCGGCTGGTCACCGGGGTCCTCGTCCCCTATGTCGTCTTCGAGACGGCATACCCCCTGTTCAACAACCTCGTCACGGGCTCCCACCAGGAGATCAGTCTGCTCGATCCCTGGTTCCTGACCTGGTTCCTGTGCGCCCTGTTCGTCTGGCGGCTGACCACGCCGATCTGGAAGCTGGTGCGCCATCCGCTGCCGGTGGCCCTCGTCGTCGCCATGCTGGCCTCCGTCACCCCGAACATCGGCGACGACCTCGACCTCCAGCGCGTGCTCCAGTTCCTGCCGTACTTCGTACTCGGCCTGAACATGAAGCCGGAGCACTTCCAGCTGGTGCGCCGCCGCGCGGTGCGGATCGCCGCGGTGCCGGTGTTCGCCGCGGCGCTGCTGGTCGGCTGGTGGGCGGTGCCGCGCATGAACACCGCGTGGTTCTACCACCGCGACTCGGCGCAGGAGCTGGGCGCGCCCTGGTGGTGCGGGCCGGTGATGACGCTCGCGATGATGGCCTGTTCGCTGCTGCTGACGGCCTGCTTCTTCGCCTGGGTGCCGGGCCGCAGGACCTGGTTCACCACGCTGGGCGCGGGCACCATCTGCGGCTATCTGCTGCACGGCTTCCTGGTGAAGTTCGCCGACTACCGGGGCTGGTTCGACCACGCCTGGCTGCACCGGCCGCTCGGCGAGATCCTGGTGACCCTGCTCGCGGGCGCCGCCGTCACCCTGCTGTGCACCGCGCCGGTGCGGCGGGTCTTCCGGTTCGCGATGGAGCCGAAGATGGAGTGGGCGTTCAAGCAGGACGCCGCCCGGCTGGCCCGGGAGCGGGGGCAGCAGGCGCACGAAAAGGCCGCGACCTGA